One Bdellovibrio bacteriovorus str. Tiberius DNA segment encodes these proteins:
- the rimP gene encoding ribosome maturation factor RimP, which translates to MAKVEKIANDVAAAQGCVLYDIEFVGLGKGRTLRLFIDREEEGAISIEDCTNVSRGLSEILDADEEMIPGGEYNLEVSTPGLDRHLKKPWHFKKAIGKKVYIKTTKSLESMGVEDKKWKSAKTVEEVLESADEQGVRFVVKDVEIKIPYAMIDRAKLVFEYTKGQKK; encoded by the coding sequence ATGGCAAAAGTAGAAAAGATCGCCAACGACGTAGCGGCCGCGCAGGGCTGTGTTCTTTATGATATCGAATTCGTTGGTTTGGGCAAGGGGCGCACGCTTCGTCTTTTTATCGACAGAGAAGAAGAAGGCGCAATCAGCATTGAGGATTGCACCAACGTGTCCCGCGGCTTGAGCGAAATCCTGGATGCGGATGAAGAGATGATTCCTGGTGGCGAGTACAATCTGGAAGTTTCCACTCCGGGTCTGGACCGCCATCTTAAAAAACCATGGCACTTCAAAAAGGCGATTGGCAAAAAGGTTTACATCAAAACCACCAAGTCGCTGGAGTCCATGGGTGTGGAAGACAAAAAGTGGAAGAGCGCCAAAACCGTCGAAGAGGTTCTTGAATCCGCCGACGAGCAGGGTGTTCGCTTTGTTGTGAAGGACGTGGAGATCAAAATCCCGTACGCGATGATCGACAGGGCAAAATTGGTTTTTGAATATACTAAAGGTCAGAAAAAGTAA
- the pnp gene encoding polyribonucleotide nucleotidyltransferase translates to MKTTVTTSVGGKQITIETGRLAKQADGAALVSSGNNMVLVTATSSKKASELDFFPLTVEYIEKFYATGKIPGGYFKREAKPTNDAVLIARLIDRPIRPSFPEGYRHETQIVATVLSADGAFPLEILASVGASAALHCSDIPFNGPTAAVQIARVDGQFVANPTPQQMEKSDMDMIVAGTRNGLLMVEGETKFISEADALAALKFGHQSLIPLLNAQDELREKAGSVAKRAFTAPSIDADFKGKAEGLLRSKIAAALSIKEKQDRYAAANEAAAEAEKALLSDIVDKDLLKLRKKELNAIVEDLKYQEARSMILDRAVRIDGRDVKTVRPIANEVGILPRAHGSGLFTRGETQVLGTVTLGTADDEQMVDSLLGLQKRKFMLHYNFPPYSVGEVGRMSGTSRREIGHGNLAERAIKAVLPDFEKFPYTIRIVSEVLESNGSSSMGTVCSGIMALLDAGVPLKGNVAGVAMGLIKEGDRIAVLTDILGDEDHLGDMDFKVAGSPAGITALQMDIKIDSVSFEVMEQALAQAKEGRAHILNEMEKVMKVPRGQISEFAPRIETIKIKPDKIREVIGSGGKVIRGITEATGVKIEIQDDGTINIASADPEATKKAIAMINDIIAEAEVGKTYKGRIVKIAEFGAFVEILPNTQGLLHISEISNERVRAVSDVLKEGEIIDVKVLEVDRSGRVKLSRKALLQ, encoded by the coding sequence ATGAAAACGACTGTCACAACATCGGTGGGCGGAAAACAGATTACCATCGAAACAGGCCGTTTGGCGAAACAAGCGGATGGCGCCGCTTTGGTAAGCTCCGGTAACAACATGGTTCTTGTTACTGCAACTTCCTCAAAAAAAGCCTCTGAACTTGATTTCTTCCCTTTGACTGTTGAATACATCGAGAAGTTCTATGCAACAGGCAAAATCCCAGGTGGTTACTTCAAACGTGAAGCGAAACCAACAAACGATGCGGTTCTGATCGCTCGTCTTATCGATCGTCCGATTCGTCCGTCTTTCCCTGAAGGCTACCGTCACGAAACACAAATCGTGGCAACTGTGTTGTCTGCGGACGGCGCATTCCCATTGGAAATCCTGGCAAGTGTGGGTGCTTCTGCAGCTTTGCATTGCTCTGACATTCCGTTCAACGGCCCGACAGCAGCTGTGCAGATCGCACGCGTTGACGGTCAGTTCGTTGCCAACCCAACTCCACAGCAGATGGAAAAATCTGACATGGACATGATCGTTGCGGGTACTCGCAATGGTTTGTTGATGGTTGAAGGTGAAACGAAATTCATCTCTGAAGCAGACGCTTTGGCAGCATTGAAATTCGGTCACCAGTCTTTGATTCCTCTATTGAACGCACAGGATGAGTTGCGTGAAAAAGCCGGTTCTGTGGCGAAACGCGCTTTCACTGCTCCATCCATCGATGCAGACTTCAAAGGTAAAGCTGAAGGCCTGTTGAGATCCAAAATTGCAGCGGCTCTTTCCATCAAGGAAAAGCAAGACCGTTATGCAGCTGCCAACGAAGCGGCGGCAGAAGCTGAAAAAGCTTTGCTTTCAGACATCGTTGACAAAGATCTTTTGAAACTTCGTAAAAAAGAACTGAATGCCATCGTTGAAGATCTTAAATACCAGGAAGCTCGTTCCATGATTCTGGATCGCGCTGTTCGTATCGACGGTCGTGACGTGAAAACTGTACGTCCTATCGCGAACGAAGTGGGTATCCTGCCTCGCGCTCACGGTTCCGGCTTGTTCACTCGTGGTGAAACTCAAGTTCTGGGCACTGTGACTTTGGGTACGGCTGATGACGAACAAATGGTTGATTCATTGTTGGGTCTTCAGAAACGCAAGTTCATGCTTCACTACAACTTCCCTCCATACTCTGTAGGTGAAGTGGGTCGTATGTCCGGTACCAGCCGTCGTGAGATCGGTCACGGTAACCTGGCTGAACGCGCGATCAAAGCGGTTCTTCCGGACTTCGAAAAGTTCCCTTACACAATCCGTATCGTGTCTGAAGTTTTGGAATCCAACGGTTCCTCTTCCATGGGTACAGTTTGTTCCGGTATCATGGCTTTGCTTGATGCGGGTGTTCCTTTGAAAGGCAACGTTGCCGGTGTGGCAATGGGTCTGATCAAAGAAGGCGACCGCATTGCAGTTCTTACTGACATCCTGGGCGACGAAGATCACCTGGGTGACATGGACTTCAAAGTGGCGGGTTCTCCTGCTGGTATCACTGCTTTGCAGATGGATATCAAAATTGACTCCGTATCCTTCGAGGTGATGGAACAGGCTTTGGCGCAAGCTAAAGAAGGCCGTGCTCACATCCTGAACGAAATGGAAAAAGTGATGAAGGTTCCTCGTGGTCAAATCTCTGAATTTGCACCTCGTATCGAAACCATCAAAATCAAGCCAGACAAGATCCGTGAAGTGATCGGCTCCGGTGGTAAAGTGATTCGTGGTATCACTGAAGCTACTGGCGTTAAGATCGAGATCCAGGACGACGGTACTATCAACATCGCGTCTGCTGATCCGGAAGCAACCAAGAAAGCAATTGCAATGATCAACGACATCATCGCTGAAGCTGAAGTGGGCAAGACCTACAAAGGCCGCATCGTGAAAATCGCTGAATTCGGTGCTTTCGTTGAAATCCTTCCGAACACACAAGGTCTTCTGCATATCTCTGAAATCTCCAACGAACGTGTACGCGCAGTTTCTGACGTACTAAAAGAGGGTGAAATCATTGATGTGAAAGTTCTTGAAGTTGACCGTTCTGGTCGCGTCAAACTTTCCCGCAAGGCTTTGCTTCAGTAA
- the truB gene encoding tRNA pseudouridine(55) synthase TruB produces MNWSLSAKPTILAKVPTNPMTNKNQFNGLLLVDKPSGISSHDVVARLRRILSTRGVGHSGTLDPMASGLMACLVNEGTKLSQYILEGDKGYRLRAQFGIRTDTLDTTGETLETLPTGHLTRELILSEALKLQGEMEVEVPIYSAIKVQGKKLYEYARGEQEVAIPKKVMKFWDVEPVEIGADWAEFDIKCSKGSYIRTWIDLLGKALGCGAAMSGLRRTWSSPYKIDQAQTLEQIEASVKGGSLGPAFVPMELALPQVKRIRIKGQDKVLLGNGQISHDLRSQLISAFNPDVDQYIQVLAQEGGELLAVVGLEPGRGFVLRRVFKYS; encoded by the coding sequence ATGAACTGGAGCTTGAGCGCAAAGCCAACAATCCTGGCGAAGGTTCCGACGAATCCGATGACGAATAAAAATCAATTCAATGGTCTGCTGCTGGTGGATAAACCTTCAGGGATCTCCAGCCATGACGTTGTGGCGCGTTTGCGCCGTATTCTTTCCACGCGTGGAGTCGGGCATTCCGGCACTCTGGATCCGATGGCGTCAGGCTTGATGGCCTGCCTGGTGAACGAGGGCACAAAGCTCAGCCAATACATCCTGGAAGGTGACAAGGGCTACCGCCTGCGTGCGCAGTTCGGGATTCGCACTGACACTCTGGATACAACGGGTGAAACCCTGGAAACTCTTCCCACCGGTCATTTGACCCGCGAACTGATTTTGTCCGAGGCCCTTAAGCTTCAGGGCGAAATGGAAGTCGAAGTGCCTATTTACTCGGCAATCAAGGTGCAAGGTAAAAAACTTTACGAATACGCCCGGGGCGAACAGGAAGTGGCCATTCCCAAGAAGGTCATGAAGTTCTGGGATGTCGAGCCGGTGGAAATCGGCGCTGATTGGGCTGAATTTGATATCAAATGCAGCAAGGGCAGCTATATCCGCACCTGGATCGACCTGCTGGGTAAGGCCTTGGGTTGTGGGGCAGCGATGAGCGGCCTGCGCCGGACATGGTCCTCACCCTATAAAATTGACCAGGCTCAGACCCTGGAGCAGATCGAAGCTTCGGTCAAAGGCGGCTCTTTAGGCCCTGCTTTTGTTCCCATGGAGCTGGCTTTGCCTCAGGTGAAACGTATTCGAATCAAAGGTCAGGACAAGGTCCTTCTGGGCAATGGCCAGATCAGCCATGACCTGAGATCCCAGCTTATTTCAGCCTTCAACCCCGATGTGGACCAGTATATACAGGTTCTGGCCCAAGAGGGGGGCGAGCTTTTGGCCGTTGTTGGTCTGGAGCCGGGCCGGGGGTTCGTTCTACGCAGGGTATTTAAATACTCTTGA
- the rbfA gene encoding 30S ribosome-binding factor RbfA has protein sequence MKNMGDGRRVARVEREIQATIAQFLIRGFKTPLPGLVTVASVKMPADLRAAKVYVSVLGDEKQQDEALDLLQDRAFEIQNYIGKELKMRYCPKLTFYLDHATEQVLKVEKILHELELERKANNPGEGSDESDDE, from the coding sequence ATGAAGAATATGGGTGATGGGCGCCGTGTTGCCCGCGTCGAGCGTGAAATTCAAGCGACCATTGCTCAGTTTCTGATTCGTGGTTTTAAAACGCCGTTGCCAGGCCTGGTGACGGTGGCCTCTGTGAAAATGCCGGCGGATCTTCGCGCGGCAAAAGTTTATGTCAGTGTTCTTGGAGATGAAAAACAGCAGGATGAAGCGCTGGATCTTCTTCAGGATCGTGCCTTTGAAATTCAGAACTATATCGGTAAAGAGCTGAAAATGCGCTATTGCCCGAAACTGACTTTCTATCTGGATCACGCCACCGAGCAGGTGTTGAAGGTTGAAAAAATCCTTCATGAACTGGAGCTTGAGCGCAAAGCCAACAATCCTGGCGAAGGTTCCGACGAATCCGATGACGAATAA
- the dut gene encoding dUTP diphosphatase, with product MQKLAVKIKKLENFHGDLPQYQSLGASGFDVRAQLAGPVILNPGERAMIPTGLSFEIPLGYEIQARPRSGWAAKSGLTVLNTPGTIDADYRGEVKIIVINLGNEAVTINDQERCAQLVLAPVYQAQFELVNELSDTERGAGGFGSTGRA from the coding sequence ATGCAAAAACTGGCTGTAAAAATCAAAAAACTTGAAAACTTCCATGGCGATCTGCCTCAGTATCAGTCTTTGGGCGCCAGTGGTTTTGATGTGCGTGCCCAGCTTGCAGGTCCGGTGATTTTGAATCCCGGAGAGCGTGCGATGATCCCAACCGGCCTGAGCTTCGAAATCCCACTGGGTTACGAAATCCAGGCTCGCCCCCGCAGCGGTTGGGCAGCAAAAAGCGGCCTGACTGTATTGAACACTCCGGGGACTATCGATGCCGACTATCGCGGCGAAGTAAAAATCATCGTGATCAACCTTGGCAACGAAGCCGTGACCATCAACGATCAAGAGCGTTGTGCACAGCTGGTGTTGGCACCAGTTTATCAGGCTCAGTTTGAGCTTGTGAACGAGTTGAGCGATACAGAACGCGGCGCCGGTGGGTTCGGTTCTACTGGTAGAGCATAA
- the nusA gene encoding transcription termination factor NusA → MAENVFSDLSKVIDQVGKDKGIDKQVVIDAITQGMLVAARKKYGTYREIEAAYNEDTGEVELFEFKEVVLREKYIDEEVEIPLDEAQKLDPNVQLDDSIGIKMEATDLGRIAAQTAKQIIMQKVRDAERNIIFNEFEERKGEIASGIARRVEKGAIVVDLGRTEAYIPPREQIPGEQYKPGDRIQGYLSEVRQTTRGPQIIMSRADERYLMKLFEMEVPEIYDGVVEIMAAAREPGQRAKIAVRSKDNSVDPVGACVGMKGSRVQNIVQELRGEKIDIVPWDEDITRFACNALAPAEISRVFLDDANREMEIVVPDSQLSLAIGKRGQNVRLAAKLTTWKLDIISESSAASRTAESIFNLMLIPGMSETMAQNIFQSGFGSFQAVATAAVDELMTIPGYDDPDKAEKLSNEAKALMAKYESEGVPVPTAPSVAKDKGSNVSAKEQADLLLKQELKKLEAEEE, encoded by the coding sequence ATGGCTGAAAATGTGTTTTCAGATCTTTCCAAGGTGATTGATCAAGTCGGAAAAGACAAGGGTATCGACAAACAGGTTGTTATCGATGCAATCACTCAGGGTATGCTGGTAGCTGCACGTAAAAAATACGGTACTTACCGCGAGATCGAAGCTGCTTACAACGAAGACACTGGCGAAGTTGAACTGTTTGAGTTCAAAGAGGTTGTCCTTCGTGAAAAGTACATCGATGAAGAAGTTGAAATTCCTCTGGACGAAGCGCAAAAGCTGGATCCAAACGTTCAATTGGATGATTCCATTGGTATCAAAATGGAAGCCACTGACCTGGGTCGTATTGCTGCTCAGACGGCAAAACAAATCATCATGCAGAAAGTGCGTGATGCTGAACGCAACATCATCTTCAATGAATTTGAAGAGCGCAAAGGTGAGATCGCTTCCGGTATCGCACGTCGTGTTGAAAAAGGCGCGATCGTTGTCGATTTGGGCCGCACTGAGGCTTACATCCCGCCTCGTGAACAGATCCCGGGCGAACAATACAAGCCAGGCGATCGCATTCAGGGTTACCTTTCTGAAGTTCGTCAGACGACACGTGGTCCTCAGATCATCATGTCCCGCGCTGATGAACGTTATTTGATGAAACTTTTCGAAATGGAAGTTCCAGAGATCTACGACGGTGTTGTCGAGATCATGGCTGCCGCTCGTGAACCAGGACAGCGCGCGAAAATCGCGGTTCGTTCCAAAGACAACTCCGTGGACCCGGTAGGGGCTTGCGTGGGTATGAAGGGTTCCCGTGTTCAGAATATCGTTCAGGAACTTCGTGGCGAGAAAATCGACATCGTTCCTTGGGACGAGGATATCACTCGTTTCGCGTGCAACGCTTTGGCACCTGCGGAAATCTCCCGCGTGTTCCTTGATGATGCCAACCGCGAAATGGAAATCGTTGTTCCGGACTCTCAATTGTCTTTGGCTATCGGTAAACGTGGTCAAAACGTGCGTCTGGCAGCGAAACTGACGACTTGGAAACTGGATATCATTTCTGAATCTTCAGCGGCTTCCCGTACTGCGGAATCCATCTTCAATTTGATGTTGATCCCGGGCATGAGTGAAACTATGGCTCAGAACATCTTCCAGTCCGGCTTCGGTTCATTCCAGGCGGTGGCGACGGCGGCTGTTGATGAGTTGATGACAATTCCTGGTTACGACGATCCAGACAAGGCGGAAAAGCTTTCCAACGAAGCCAAAGCCCTGATGGCGAAGTACGAATCTGAAGGTGTTCCGGTTCCAACCGCTCCTTCAGTTGCCAAGGACAAAGGTTCCAACGTGTCTGCTAAAGAGCAGGCTGATCTTCTGTTGAAACAAGAGTTGAAAAAACTCGAAGCTGAAGAAGAATAG
- a CDS encoding M16 family metallopeptidase → MNTKFKKSELSNGIRVVSELHPGSRAVSMGIWVLTGTRDETPDVAGISHLLEHLVFKGTKTRSAYQIAKSLEALGGELNAYTTREYTCYHALVLKDHWEKALDVLADLVSNMKLTQKEFDLEKGVILQEIAMSEDSHEDMVYDVFYEQVYGAHPLGRPILGTPVSVARMKQTQVMNYYKKTYTGKNIIVSASGCIDHDDLMAGIQKRLGAKKKSELKNTRRVPRWLNRRHVVEKQAEQVHMLLGLPTASFQDKHRFEAVVTNTLLGGGMTSKLYQSVREKRGLVYSIHSSLNTNIDSGMLTIYAGTEAKNARKVGDLISKEFAKIRKAGVTKADVEMCKTQVIGSILLGSDDIENRMTSLAVNEMVFGRYRAVESVIDEIKAVTVDSVNEYIRNVLDLDKAAGVLLGPEVTKLQDWWQDLKL, encoded by the coding sequence ATGAATACAAAGTTCAAAAAATCTGAACTTTCTAACGGGATCCGGGTGGTGAGTGAACTCCATCCAGGGTCCCGTGCCGTTTCTATGGGTATTTGGGTTTTGACGGGCACAAGGGATGAAACTCCTGACGTGGCCGGAATTTCTCACTTGCTTGAGCATCTTGTGTTCAAGGGCACCAAAACCCGTTCGGCCTATCAAATTGCCAAATCTCTGGAAGCTCTGGGCGGCGAGCTGAATGCTTATACCACCCGCGAGTACACTTGTTATCATGCTCTGGTTCTGAAGGATCACTGGGAAAAAGCCCTGGACGTTCTGGCGGACCTGGTTTCGAACATGAAGCTGACCCAGAAGGAATTCGACCTTGAAAAAGGTGTGATCCTTCAGGAAATCGCCATGTCCGAAGACAGCCATGAAGACATGGTCTATGACGTGTTCTACGAACAGGTCTATGGCGCACATCCATTGGGTCGTCCTATTCTGGGCACGCCGGTATCGGTGGCGCGCATGAAACAGACTCAAGTGATGAACTATTATAAGAAAACCTACACCGGCAAAAACATCATCGTCAGCGCCTCCGGGTGCATTGACCATGATGACCTGATGGCCGGGATTCAAAAACGCCTGGGCGCAAAAAAGAAAAGCGAACTGAAAAACACCCGTCGTGTGCCACGCTGGTTGAACCGTCGTCACGTCGTTGAAAAACAGGCGGAGCAGGTTCATATGCTGTTGGGTCTTCCGACAGCCAGCTTCCAGGATAAACACCGCTTTGAGGCGGTGGTCACCAATACTTTGCTGGGCGGGGGGATGACCTCGAAGCTGTATCAAAGTGTGCGTGAAAAAAGAGGCTTGGTTTATTCCATTCACTCCAGTCTGAACACCAACATTGATTCCGGCATGCTGACAATTTATGCCGGCACCGAGGCGAAAAACGCGCGTAAGGTGGGAGATCTGATTTCGAAAGAATTCGCCAAGATCCGCAAAGCAGGTGTGACCAAGGCGGATGTTGAGATGTGCAAAACTCAAGTCATCGGCAGCATCCTGCTGGGTTCTGACGACATTGAAAACCGCATGACCTCACTGGCTGTGAACGAAATGGTCTTTGGCCGTTATCGCGCGGTAGAGTCCGTCATTGACGAAATCAAAGCAGTGACAGTGGATTCAGTGAATGAGTATATTCGCAACGTCCTTGATCTGGACAAAGCCGCCGGCGTTCTGCTGGGCCCTGAAGTGACCAAGCTTCAGGACTGGTGGCAAGATCTAAAACTGTAA
- a CDS encoding GNAT family N-acetyltransferase, whose product MHVEVLKGPQKPAMRALVEAIHAEQGLMPSFYWPQDLLGAELATAEAIGVFEGEVLTGFVLYRETPDVWEISLVATHPQFRRRGLMEHLLKHMIAAKGQGRALWLEVHEENVSAQKLYEKLGFTEVRRRPRYYKDGATAILYSLS is encoded by the coding sequence ATGCATGTGGAAGTTCTGAAAGGGCCTCAAAAGCCCGCGATGCGTGCCCTGGTCGAGGCGATTCATGCCGAGCAGGGGTTGATGCCGTCTTTTTACTGGCCTCAGGATCTTCTGGGGGCCGAACTGGCCACGGCTGAAGCCATCGGTGTATTTGAAGGTGAGGTTCTTACGGGTTTTGTTCTTTACCGCGAGACCCCCGATGTTTGGGAGATCTCTTTGGTGGCAACCCATCCTCAGTTTCGCCGTCGCGGGCTGATGGAGCACCTGTTGAAGCATATGATCGCCGCAAAGGGTCAAGGTCGGGCGCTGTGGTTGGAAGTTCATGAAGAGAATGTTTCGGCGCAAAAACTCTATGAAAAACTCGGGTTTACGGAAGTTCGTCGACGTCCCCGGTACTATAAGGACGGGGCCACGGCCATTTTGTACTCACTATCCTGA
- the infB gene encoding translation initiation factor IF-2 encodes MSNPKVFEFAKEIGMTPLALMDKIREWHLPVKSHMAELDPDVLEQIKIKLSGGEKAGDEAKPKKTAARKAAPKKAAAAAAPAPEADASAAAKTPVIRRKKDEVPAEAPKAKVVAKPEGEVEEAAAAPKTTRVVVKKPAVKAEADEVEETPEVEAAPVEEKAPVKAAVKEEAAPAPVEKPEPVVAKEAPVAPAAPAPEAPAPQARKKEVVVGTSGVSSSATPASAPKRNIIGRMDLSRVQSQAPQRPQGERPAGGFTPRAGGEQRGASASFTGQRPGGFNRPAGGAPTRNIRTGFVAANQPPEPIADAGADRGGRDFDKRKRTFGPPAPAAGPAAAGRGAGEKEEVVVSFNAVEFRKREMVFQPKKKKGLLDRDAMKTQITTPSAHKRVVKVNNTMKLSDLAMEMGLKAPQLVRELMKQGVMANMNMDLDFDTIALIVPEFGWEAQNVFKTADEVAEQTAFGDLEAAPVIRPPVVTVMGHVDHGKTSLLDAIRNADVAKGEAGGITQHIGAYSVKIEDGSLITFLDTPGHEAFTAMRARGANATDIAIIVVAADDGMMPQTQEAINHAKAAGVPIIVAVNKIDKPGANPERIKQQLTELEIVPEEWGGSTIFCEVSALKKTGITELLEQIKLVAEVAELKANPKRSGTGLVIEAKMEKGKGPVATLLVKDGTVEVGQYIVAGVMKGRVRSLTNDRGERVQSAGPGIPVEVLGLEAVPAAGDKFDIVKDEVTATKVSELRKEQAEKAAATPAAKLSLDEVFAKVKAGDVKELAIVLKADVHGSLEAINGMLAKLSTPEVKARVIHSAVGGINEGDIVLANTAKGIVLGFNVRPDLGAQAKAKQMGVDVRTYSIVYELIDQMKAAMGGLLSPDIIEEVLGRAEVRNVFTVPKVGTIAGCFVIDGKVQRNASIRLLRENKIVYEGKIASLKRFKDDAKEVASGYECGIGIENYNDVKVGDQMEAFVKKEVARELEGGAN; translated from the coding sequence GTGAGTAATCCAAAGGTTTTTGAATTTGCAAAAGAGATCGGGATGACCCCGCTGGCGCTCATGGACAAGATCCGCGAGTGGCATTTGCCGGTGAAGAGCCACATGGCAGAGCTGGATCCCGATGTTCTGGAGCAGATTAAAATTAAACTCAGCGGCGGCGAAAAAGCCGGCGACGAGGCGAAACCAAAAAAGACAGCGGCTCGCAAAGCGGCGCCGAAAAAGGCGGCTGCGGCAGCAGCTCCGGCTCCTGAGGCTGATGCTTCTGCGGCGGCAAAAACTCCTGTGATTCGTCGTAAAAAAGACGAAGTGCCTGCTGAGGCTCCAAAAGCCAAAGTTGTGGCGAAGCCTGAAGGCGAAGTTGAAGAGGCGGCAGCGGCTCCTAAAACCACACGTGTCGTGGTGAAAAAGCCGGCTGTAAAAGCGGAAGCTGATGAAGTTGAAGAAACTCCGGAAGTGGAAGCAGCCCCTGTTGAAGAAAAAGCTCCTGTTAAAGCAGCTGTGAAAGAGGAAGCAGCGCCGGCTCCGGTTGAAAAACCAGAACCAGTGGTTGCCAAAGAAGCTCCTGTCGCTCCGGCGGCACCAGCTCCTGAAGCTCCGGCTCCTCAGGCACGCAAGAAGGAAGTTGTTGTGGGCACGAGTGGTGTATCCAGCTCGGCAACACCGGCTTCCGCTCCTAAAAGAAATATCATCGGACGCATGGATCTTTCCCGCGTTCAATCCCAGGCTCCGCAGCGCCCTCAAGGCGAACGCCCTGCAGGTGGATTCACTCCACGTGCTGGTGGCGAACAGCGTGGTGCCAGTGCGAGCTTCACCGGTCAGCGTCCGGGCGGCTTCAACCGTCCTGCGGGTGGCGCGCCAACGCGCAATATCCGTACTGGTTTCGTGGCAGCCAACCAGCCGCCTGAACCAATCGCGGACGCAGGTGCAGACCGTGGCGGTCGTGACTTCGACAAGCGCAAACGCACCTTCGGTCCTCCAGCTCCGGCTGCAGGCCCAGCGGCGGCCGGTCGTGGTGCGGGTGAAAAAGAAGAAGTTGTTGTCAGCTTCAATGCAGTTGAGTTCCGTAAACGTGAAATGGTCTTCCAGCCGAAAAAGAAAAAAGGCCTGTTGGATCGTGACGCCATGAAAACTCAGATCACGACTCCTTCCGCGCACAAACGTGTGGTGAAGGTGAATAACACTATGAAATTGAGCGACCTTGCCATGGAAATGGGTCTGAAGGCTCCTCAATTGGTTCGTGAGCTGATGAAACAGGGTGTGATGGCCAACATGAACATGGATCTGGATTTCGACACGATCGCGTTGATCGTTCCAGAGTTCGGTTGGGAAGCACAAAACGTATTTAAAACGGCGGACGAAGTTGCTGAACAAACAGCATTTGGTGATCTGGAAGCAGCTCCAGTGATCCGTCCTCCGGTAGTGACTGTTATGGGTCACGTCGATCACGGTAAAACATCCCTTTTGGATGCGATTCGCAATGCGGACGTGGCTAAAGGGGAGGCCGGCGGTATCACGCAGCACATTGGTGCATACAGCGTGAAAATCGAGGACGGCAGCCTGATCACATTCCTGGATACTCCGGGCCACGAAGCCTTCACGGCAATGCGTGCTCGTGGTGCCAATGCCACTGACATCGCGATCATCGTGGTGGCGGCGGATGACGGTATGATGCCTCAGACTCAAGAGGCGATTAACCACGCTAAAGCAGCGGGCGTACCTATCATCGTGGCTGTGAATAAAATTGATAAACCAGGCGCCAACCCAGAGCGTATCAAGCAACAGTTGACTGAGCTTGAAATCGTTCCTGAGGAGTGGGGTGGATCCACGATCTTCTGCGAAGTTTCTGCATTGAAGAAAACGGGTATCACTGAATTGCTGGAGCAGATCAAATTGGTTGCGGAAGTGGCCGAATTGAAAGCAAATCCAAAACGTTCCGGTACCGGTCTGGTCATCGAAGCGAAAATGGAAAAAGGCAAAGGCCCTGTGGCTACTTTGCTGGTTAAAGACGGTACGGTTGAAGTGGGTCAGTACATCGTTGCTGGCGTCATGAAGGGCCGTGTTCGTTCATTGACCAATGACCGTGGTGAGCGCGTTCAGTCTGCGGGTCCTGGTATCCCTGTTGAGGTGCTGGGTCTTGAGGCGGTTCCGGCTGCCGGTGACAAGTTCGACATCGTGAAAGACGAAGTCACGGCGACCAAGGTTTCTGAATTGAGAAAAGAGCAGGCTGAAAAAGCAGCAGCGACTCCGGCGGCTAAATTGTCTCTGGATGAGGTGTTTGCGAAAGTTAAAGCCGGTGACGTGAAAGAGCTTGCGATCGTGTTGAAAGCCGATGTGCATGGTTCTTTGGAAGCGATCAACGGAATGCTTGCGAAACTTTCCACTCCGGAAGTTAAAGCTCGTGTCATCCACTCTGCAGTGGGTGGTATCAACGAGGGTGATATCGTTCTTGCCAACACGGCAAAAGGTATCGTTCTGGGCTTCAACGTACGTCCGGACCTGGGCGCACAGGCGAAAGCAAAACAGATGGGAGTGGATGTTCGTACGTATTCTATCGTGTACGAACTGATCGACCAGATGAAAGCCGCCATGGGCGGTCTGTTGTCTCCGGATATCATCGAAGAAGTTCTGGGTCGTGCAGAAGTGCGTAACGTGTTCACTGTTCCTAAAGTTGGTACGATTGCAGGTTGCTTCGTTATCGATGGTAAAGTTCAGCGTAACGCGAGCATCCGTTTGCTGCGTGAAAATAAAATTGTATACGAAGGCAAAATTGCCTCCCTTAAACGCTTCAAAGACGACGCCAAAGAAGTGGCTTCCGGCTATGAGTGCGGTATCGGTATCGAGAACTACAACGACGTTAAAGTTGGCGACCAGATGGAAGCCTTCGTTAAAAAAGAAGTGGCTCGCGAGCTAGAGGGCGGAGCTAACTAA
- the rpsO gene encoding 30S ribosomal protein S15 gives MAVTKDQTSQIVKKFKTSDLDTGSSEVQVALLTAKINDLTTHFAKHKKDHHGRRGLVTMVNKRRKLLDYLHRKDVKKYQDLIKALDIRK, from the coding sequence ATGGCAGTCACTAAAGATCAAACATCTCAGATCGTAAAAAAATTCAAAACTTCTGACCTGGACACTGGTTCCTCTGAAGTTCAAGTCGCTCTTTTGACAGCGAAAATCAACGATTTGACAACTCACTTTGCGAAACACAAAAAAGACCACCACGGCCGTCGCGGTTTGGTGACTATGGTTAACAAAAGAAGAAAACTTTTGGATTACCTGCATCGCAAAGATGTTAAAAAATACCAAGACCTTATCAAGGCTTTGGATATCCGTAAGTAA